The following is a genomic window from Maniola hyperantus chromosome 15, iAphHyp1.2, whole genome shotgun sequence.
ttttggagccggtgccaattagccgcacgaaccgtctatctactcttcatagtgttttgcgactccacattggcaccaactccaaataatattactatagaactacaataactcttgtatacataatatattgtgtaataaattaaattattttttactttttagtgttggtggttatttaagtcggtttttatttttttttgaaaaatttttatttcacaattttaagtggccccatcgtactaaaatatgatatgcctggttaaaaacctactgtttcaaagaatcattataaatcggttcatatttggcgaagaaatcgcgtaacaaacatacaaaaagacatacagtcgaattgataacctcctcctttttttgaagtcggttaataaaatagAAAGAAGCTGAGTTTGTTGAGTGAGTTgagcaaacatccaaacaaacgttcctcctagtgttggaactttcagcttttataaaataaggaaggtctggcatgcgctagcgctctctctctattatgcACCTTATTTATAACTTGTTATTCTAGTTGGGACAACATATCGATAGACttcgccgcgccgccgcgcgctAACTACCTGGCGATCGCGCCGTGGACTCCGCTCCGCGCCAAGGCCCTACACATGCTCTACACTGAGTCGCCCATCTCCATGCAGTGCAACAAGTCTGATGGAAACCGATTTCAGGTACGTTttagtcatttttagggttcgtcTCATAAAATTTTCCCTTATCTCCGAAACTGCTGAGCCTAAAAGTTTAAAAACAGAAATAGATATTTACTTTCTGATAACTGGAAAACCTATAAAAAGCCTATTATCTAATTATAGGTCCGTGCGTTTTATAATGTTATGTTATGATCAAAGAGATAAATATTACGGTACATAGTACAATCTGAGAAAATACTCGCCATTCTATACAGggcgtaaccagaacgctagcaaaaagttagcgttattgttatactacctaaacccaatccaataccaataaccatttgcgtcattttatagttttagtgatttagtatctttcaaacccgcaatatatAGCGCGCAAAATTCGGGTCAGTGCCCCGCCTATGACGCGGCATTGCTTCCGAATCAGTAGCgtagaacttttaaaaaatataggatttttttcgcgttttatttttgtggtacATCATACTAGTAATCattagtactatcacctgtcttcgtttttgctagcgttctggttacacttgTATAGAGTAGACCAAATATGGCGTGTCCTTTCTAAGATTGCACGCATCAAGCTCTGGATTCATATTAAATAAGTGTTTTGTTATTTCAGGGCGATTGGGAAGGGATCAGGGTGCCGAAGATAAAGCTTCCATTGCCCGAAGAGCCACGAATGTGTCCAGATACTTATACTCCGATTACAgtttaatattaaatacattCAATAATCACCAGCCAATTCTGCGGCGTAAAAACAGAAGTAATAAAACTCACTTTTAAGATGTTAAATAGTTAGCAAGATGGTTGAAGTTTGACGAGCAATAATACATACTACAGAcggttcactataacttgtcctttgccgtcatgttggcaccattgcagttcacacaataataaaccctaagctttaagaaataaagcaaacaaagcaatggtgccaacatgacggcaagggACAAGCAATAGTGAACGGTCACATTTCCGTACGTAGGTGTAAGGGTGAAGCGTTTAGATAGGTGTCATTTGCCCGATGATCGCCGTATCTTCGTCGTACTGTATCAGGCTTTGTATCTCATTGTAGACGCCTTTCAGTTACTCCGTATCAAATTGTCCAGTATTGTGTCAGCTCTCGAGACTCGATCAAATTGTATCCGTATCTCCTTTGATTATTTTCTTACAAATCGATAAAGATACGGTGATCGGATCGGCCAAATGATACATATTCTGGACCCAGCTTAACATACGATACGCTTTGTAGTAACCCAACCAAACTATTCGACTTGTCGTCAGCCAGATCGCCATGGGAAAGTAGTGTGTACTAAATGTAGGGTCTTCTGCCGAGATACACCACAACATGGTGAAAAAGGTTTAGTTTTATTAGTGTTCTAttgtgataaaatataatattaaatattataataacaaattTTGTTATGAgattaactaataaaatatacaataatttaaatgtaaataaatatacttattgaATCTGTGTGtgtggttttttattttataaagccaAAGAAGTAACCACTTAACTACTCCCAGTAGGTACTCCAAGTCTGTAAATATTACATTGCTATCATCGCAATAGTAATTTGTGATGGCGAGTATCAGCCACCAAGCATGATGATTGTGATCGTCATGATTCGTTGCATagacatattatacctaatggactaagagccagagcgtgccagaccttcgttattttataaaaactgaaagtttctctgcgaaTTGTCCCcaacagggaggaacgatcagagGCATCTCTAgctcttgtggcgcccgtgtgcaaccagtatcctggcgccctctagtctagtaggagcagggtcaaaatggaatactaacagttatattttcaaacggaaattcgaaTGCAAAtagtgcaattttaaatgatgacggcgtcggccataacacgagcgcagggtcaatttttttatattttctccgTAATAGTATTAGAAACCACGTCATGCGttccggtacggaaccctaaagagcGTCTTAGGTTGCAAGGCATATTATGGGTTTTTGCCTTAGCATAATTAATCTAAGGTTTTCACGTTATACAGTGTGTACCTACATGTAGCACATACGGAATAACCCTGCTGGTTAGGATTTGAATTATAGTGCGCACATTACAAACCAGTTATTATATTGCGGGCAAAACAAGTTTACTAGGTAGTCCAATCTGATCTGAAGTTGCAAAATGATGGTTTGTGCAGATGGTGTGGTTGTTATAGATGAAATACACACGCAGCTGTAGCTGCTGCTGCGGCTGACATTCATAGTCCTCGTGCTTAGATTGGactaagtaactaggtacttgttttgcgcgcactaatCCAGGAAgatccagatggcaatcggggtacgaggcggggggaccacctgcactcgcccgcaccgggttagggcaggggctgtgcggggtgttccctccccgactgccaccttgacctgttgcgtactatatatGGATTAGTCATAGAATTTTTAAggaattttatatacttataaagGCTATCGACTCAAATAACTAGAATCTAGAGCTTAGAAGCTTCGGAATGTCATAAACGTCAGTGTCAACTGTCACTGTCACTTGCCCTCGCTGTTGGAATCTTGGAATTTTGATAATTTTCGCCtaaactttttattaattttagtttaatcgtAAATTAAGAGTTTCCTAACCTATCGCTTGTATTCTATTCCCATACTATTAGTGCCCATAATTAGTTACCATATATAAAAATGTCGAGCGACAACGGTTTTAACAACGATGACTCCCCAAACAAAACACTCGCTCATCTTCAATTACCTAGCCCAATCATCACACGAAGGAACCGAACGGCGTCTACGTGAGTAACTAAAACTATAAAGATCGTGATATACTACAGGCAGCATACCAGGATTTGGCAAGCTGACAAGCTACTGGTAGCAAACATAAAAGTTTGGTTGAAATCAAACTTGTTAGGTACAGTCTCTTGGCATGCTTATTAATTACTCTGGAGCTAATCGCAGAATCTTGTTAGTAGTTACTCATTATAGTTCAAACTTGCTGGTATTTGATATGCTTCTGTGTTCGTGACTTTAGACAGAACATGCATAACAAGTAGACTTTTCAAATACAcacttgaataaataataatctaaggTGCCTACTTTGTAATCCACAGATCTGAGAGAGCACTTCAAAATCCAGTGGAGCATGGCAAAATAAAGTCATTCTGTCGTGAGAAGGGCCATGGATTCGTAACACCCAGAAACGGTGGTGAAGATATATTCCTACACATTTCTGAGTAAGGCATAGTTTTCTCTGCTTTTAATTAGTGCAAGGTGTGTCTATTTGTTTCTTATTTACCGATTTCAACAAAATTTGTACAAACATAAACAATACCTTAAGAAACACTTTATCCTGATATAggatttaacaaataaaatccCATTAGACCAGCAAgagttaggtataaataaacAGCAAGCAAACAATTGAAATTCTATTTATGCCTAAACaacaaaagagattgcccattttcttaggagctttggccccccccccctaatataattgttgtgtcaccatggttttaattttattttgtagacaaataattaactctatatattctgcaaacgatttctatttattcaccctggttataaagaaatcttattttttatattgctgatattgaggttatatttaattaatacttcttcaaaataaatgcatgtttacgattctaactgtaaattgtggatattttcaataatagagtgaaaaaaagtcgttacctataaaacataatcgtaaaaaaataacacatttaaaaaaaaaaattaagttttgacacgacgccaaaggcccgttcacgggcgatctcctttgaaTAACCAGTATCCTATATTTGTGAACTACGTAACAATAAGTATGTAGTTTGCATAATAATGAACTATAAATCAGTCTGTGATAAATATAGCTATAATTATCTACGAATTTGTATATTATCAAAGACAATGTACAGATATTACCTCTGAGAACATAATTTGAAATAGAGAGAATTTAATACAGCCTAAGTTTTCTTTAGCTgatttaaaatgtaattttgaCACATGATTTTGAAAATGATATGCTAAGTGCTGCGTGAAGTGTGTGTTTCTGAATTTGTCCAGAAATTGGTTTActtgttgttgtttgtttatAATAGTAAATTACAGttcaggcctgaaataaagcgattatTGGCTGAGTATTATTGGAAGGTCGAGATTTATGTTAGTCTACAccataaagaacctcgtcatcagcatgaaactgtccagcaattttcATTACAGTCGTGCGGCCTCTGTaatgaaatcctttcttcagtaaagtagccgattccgagcaagtgggagaaaaaataaattcctctattaataattgtaattttttcaatttgttaCAGCATCGAAGGAGAATTTGTACCATTACCAGGCGACGAGGTTACCTATAGGCTCTGTCCAATACCACCCAAGTTTGAGAAGTACCAGGCAGTACACGTTAAAATCATCCAACTGATTCaagaaaaacatttaaaatggaATGAAcctccactgtaaaatatacttTGACGGATCattaatgttatattataagCCAACttcttatatattttatcttgAATATCTTTTGCTGTCCCTCCTCTTCATATTTTTGTGCCTAAATGTTATACCATTTGATTTAGGGCCTTAGTACACAGTACTTTTAGTATCTGATAAATTGCATCACACTTAATCAATCTGCCAATGAAAACTTTCCATTTAATAGATAGAACCTAGGACCAGAACTCGTTTTTTTTGTGACTGTCTATATGCTGCATTTCATTTTAATAGGTCAATCTGTATTTTGGGTAAATTTTAGCGGATGCATAATTCTACTCAAAATGTCAGTGAAAAATTTTCACCTCATTCTAGAAACTTGGTCATAATTTCAATCCAAGAACTACtcgtaagtacagtacgcggccgaaagtaatgtacatcagcctttagaatgacatttcggcttagtaaagcaattttatgtaataacatctcgttgtaaaatgtttccgcaaataaagaatctttgaatctttgaatctttgaatctttgaatctttgtcTCTATCACTAATATCTATAAGATTATACTTATAGATTAAAgatagggacaacgctctacaaatctgctgtctctttctaaaggtcgatgtacattacttttggctgTGTACTGTAGGTACTAACCCAGCCTGAGACAGTactaaagtaatatttaattattcattCATCTTGCTTTAATGTAATAAGTAGTTAGTACATAGTTTATAGTATAGTGTGCTAAGGCCTTAAACATACTTTGCACAAATACCTCTGTCGGTTACAATGTTGTGGTTGAATGgatattattgtaataagtgATATTCAGTATTTTTAGAAGTGAGAAAGTTTATGTGGTGCTAAATTTTTGAAGGATTTTAACCATCTCGGTAAGAATTTTGATAACAATTTTAGTTACCTACTggcaaacattttaaaaaataaccttGACTAGTCAATGTTTATGTCTCTGTGATTAATTGACTCTTGGATCTCGCGTTGCCCCAAATCCCCACTATGGCGGCGCTCTTTTGGGTTTCATACCCGAAGCGTGCCAATGAGACCCGAGTATTACTAAGCTTTCGCTGTGCGTCCGTTCAAAATGGGTGCTATaacaattgaaataaaaaaaccggccaagtgcgagtcaggctcgcgcaaggagggttccgtactacagtcgtattttttcgtcattttgcacgataattcaaaaactatgatgtataaaaataaataaaaatctgttttagaatttacaggtgaagacctttcatatgataccccacttgatatagttctcactttgaaagttgaaaatactaattttagttcatgaccacaatttttttttttttgtgcgatgtaaccacaaattcacggttttcagattttccccaaatgtcagctataagaactacctatctgccaaatttcatgattctatgtcaacgggaagtaccctgtaggtttcttgacagacagacaacaaagtgatcctataagggttccgtttttccttttgaggtacggaaccctaaaaagtgttatttcttgtatgttaGTATGGAActcttcgtatgcgagtccgacacgCACTTGCCGATTTTTTGTTCAAGATATTTGCCAGTCACTGCAAATGGATTTATTGCACAAAACTAGTTGTATGACATGGAATGCCACAagtgtattataaaatatttgtgtAGAAGGCCTAATTTCTATTGTGTAAGTTATTTTTGTGTACTTACAAATATAAGACATTAAATATAAGTTGTTGTTACACTTAAGGTGTATTTGCTTTTAAAGCTAGTTTTTCTTGTACCGGTTGTAATTTCTTGCTTTGCATATAACTGCTTATCTAGTTACgaaaatacataaattatttaatcgTTTCATTCCTTTTTTACATATTGGTAATTGGAAAATTATTAGAATTATAACCAtattaattgaattatttttgcaATTATTGTGTAATGTAAGGGCCAGCGCAGATAGAATCGTAGAACTCCAAGTTAGACCTCTGGATGTTCAAATATCAACCCTATCCGATttcaataaagtttttattagtAAACAGATATAATTTGCAGCGGCGACATTCTTTAGGTGATGctgatgtaaaataaaataataaacctaAAATCTGCGGTGGCCCCGACGCACCACTTGGATGGAATAGTGTAGTGTGACATTATGCCAAGCTTGTCGTGTTTATTTTACGATTGTAGTTGTACAATAAATATATGTatcatatacaatatacatgagCGTTTTCTGTTCATTTTCCACCAATTTTCAATAgcgttttaaaattaatacgcGTATTTCAACCATTAGAATTCGTCCCACTACCTTATGGATAACCCgcatctaaaatataaaaagaaaaggatactTACTTAGAAATACCTACCGATTTCTTTAATTTCCGATTGAATCGGACAATTTATATATCAAGTAAATTGATCTCAAATCGGGTTCCCAAAGAGATCGATGTTTGATAaacaaaattcataatataagtACTATGAATATATTTTAGAGCCTACTATGATAAATCTATGCTTTAGCTTTACAGGCTaaagatcaataataataataataatgcttgACATTAATGTAAGCAAATAGAGACCTAACAAAAGATTTTCAAAAGCACTTCACCTTTGTTGCAACTAGTCTAAACTGACTCCATGCAGtcaagctatgatagcctagtggttaggacgtccgccttctaatcagaggtcgggggttcgatcccggccacgcacctctaacttttcagagttatgtgcgtttttattaattaaatatcacttgctttaacggtgaaggaaaacatcgtgaggaaaccggcatgcctgagagttctccataatgttctcaaaggtgtgtgaagtctaccaatccgcacatggccaaaacccttctcactgaccgagaggagacccgtgctctgtagtgagccggtgatgggttgatcatgatgatgatgatgatgatgcagtcttgcCCTCTTACCCCATGTTTTAAAAAGCGTGAAGAACTAGAAGGTAGAATTCCGAATGAAGGTATGCTACGAGAGCGAGTGAATGAGTGAAGGGGGAGGTGGCGAGATTTAGAAGCAGACATATTCATATAGTATCGGTAcagactacagtacgcggcagaaagtaatatacatcggcctttagaatgacattttggctttgtagagcgttgtctctgtcactcatacctatatgatgttttgtcggtctcaatgacagggacaacgctctacaaatctgctatctccttctaaatatcGATGTTTATTACTTTAGGCCGCGTATTGTACCTGCTCGTAGTTTTCTATGGtgggtaagtacctatctacttatctgAATCAGACTTAAGAGATGATGTGCTAAAATTTATTGTTGTCTTTTCTTGCACGTCTCATTACTCATCTCCGCTTCATGGAAACATCCTTTTCTTTACTCTTTCTTTCTCTTAAATCTTCGAATTGAAAGACGATATTtgtttagatattttattagtaaactGCATAATAGAtcatattttatacaaatattataaatcactTACAGAAATACAAAATTCATTTTAAGTCAATCATCACTCAATAAAGAAGTTCGCACACTACAGTACGCAAGCGGCGCATTTTACAAGCTGCTAAATGCGTGCCGATGACGAAATTTTAgtactaaaaaattaaaaatacgtaCCATATGGCTTGTCTTGTAATGTGCGATCTGTACTATTGCACGTATAAATATAGGTAGAATACATTGATATTAGTgatgtttattaattatttatttaaataataacatgATTATTTCATAAATTTTCCGTCagtattacaattattattactacagaaccctaaatcCGAGTCTGTGTTGGTGTCATTTTGCGTGaaaccataatattaattattatgtagtatCTTATATACCAATCCTAATTAactctataggtacttactttagaGGCTCTAAACATGTTCAATGCCACCAACATGATAGTTTAGACTAAATAAATAAGTTGAAATGTGTGTATATAGtgtatacctactgtatatGTATGTAAAGTTCAACTATTATACTTGTTATGTATATCCATCGTACTCTAATTTAAATCTCATACGTATGGACCGTTAGAAACATGTGTAGGGCCCTTAAAGTTAgtttaataagtataaataatataaaatatacacgAATGTACGTAAATGTAAAGTTTATTTGCATAGCTTAGTCTTATTCTTAAAGCTTAATATCTGTCAATTACCACTGCTCAAACTTAATACTCACATCGACTATTATTATTCCGTACGCTACTTGTGTTTTACAagcaaactaaattaaatcgACAGCACTTATAGTAGCGCTATCCTTTTCGTATAGTAAGTTGTGGAAAAGATCAGCTGAGGTTTATGTCATTTACTGATCGTTACAAAGCCGCATTTTTCAGCGCGTAATATTGCGGTCTTGGCGACGTCATAATATGAAATGTGCGATCATATTTATTGCTAGTAGCCagcttttgaaaaatttaattaatttacgatatttaatatattattattaagtaaaatattttattagtgtATTTCAGTCAGAATACCAATAATACGTATTCGTTAGTCGCTTGGAATGGAATATAAATTGACTTATCTAAAACATCTGCGTAAAGTGTAAATACCTACGAGTATTTTAACActcgattttattttataattatttcgtAACACAGATTGTCTAATTTGGTatcctaatattgtaaatgtcagtgttaaaatgaaaattataagGAATTGCCTTTACAAATCAAAAAGATATTTAGACGCATAAACTAACCGAATTAcggtacagtactaccacttttatgaGATACGCCTAtaatgtacctgcgcagaaaacTATTCACGTCCAATTGTATCCTCTATGATCTAACACTTCGTTACTTTTCTATTTCGAATCTACTCGCAAATTCCTGAATGGAAGACGTTTATCTCTCTTAGATAATAAAAATGAGcaattttgatataatttttttttaatgttcgttgtataaaatttaaatgcagTTTTAGAATGATCGTTATGACAAAATAAACTGTTACAATCTGTTCAACCTAGCTGTAGAGATGAAGATTCTCAATTAAAATGTtgtcttacagccgcactctatctaaatctcacataaatctgtccatGCTAACTCCATCTAAAGTAAAGATtaacgactctgagtgcggGTGTATGACACTTGCATACATTTTGTTactaataatgtggctaattctgttgaaaaatatgataaatcTCGTGCAACGACAGCTACAGTGAAGGATGTGTGGTTTATAGTATGTCAAGTATAAAATGTTGTGTAGTGGCTACCCATTGCCTGCTTCACTCTTCGCCGTTAGTTACATTGCCGTTCTGAAACAGAAATCAAAAGCAATATAAATATTTGTGTACATGCACAATTTGGATTGAAGACCTTTAAGGGcttcaagcacgtagatttttgctcgAGTCAaacattttgaccgtttacaaaatTTGCTTGAAAAGTCATTGACGcatgattgatgcgattttatatttttgtttgctGCGACGTTCGGACACTGTTTAAGATATAAGAAAAGTGCCATTCgcttgatcaagccgcttgacgggcgcatcaagcggcttgatcaagcaatacaaatctacgtgcttgacgtcaagccgcttgaccgtctcggtaTGTCTTTAAAGGGGTAAAGTTGTATGTAATTTAATAGTAACGTCATCCTTTTCGTAATATTCCCGAAGAAAAAGGATAATTTCTCGACCAGTCTCCAGTCAAATCAGTTTTATCTGGTTAAGGATCACTGAAGGTCGAAAAGTGGGATCTTAGATTAGACCATAAGACTTGAAATTAATGTGAAGCGTAGGttacattggtactgattctgaacgcacctaaattttagagcgtTCACATTATTTTCTTAGTATAAGAAAAGCACagactagtttaatttaatttagaactgtcaaatcTCGTGACTTCAGGTAGCCAGTCGTGAGCCGtttaaacaaatttaaaattcatttttcgtccttttttagcaatattaaaaagaaaaggatgcagatactctaaatttagtcaagagaaaaacatcagaatcgacggcATTACCTCCTGCAGCTGCGCGAGGTGGTAGTGCCGCTTCCTTAGCGCCGCCAGCTTGGCGCGTTCTGCCTCCAGCGCGCTCTCCAGCTCCAGCGCGCGCACTTTACTGTCCATCTCCAGGCGCCGCGTGGCCGTGAGCGACAGCGCGGACGTGTCCAGCGCTTCTGTTTATACATAGCTAGCTTAGCGCACGATAATACTTTACTGTAACTACGGAATCTTTACGGGGTTCTGCAACTAAAGTTTAGATGACGTGAAACGGATGACATAGCCCACTCAAATATCTGTCATGTCATATGCATGTCAtaggctgcaaactgccaacaccagtctctgctttttatctagtgctttggtctaaaagtgtggtgtaaattgttcacttttcgttttgtctaaataaaaataaataaataaataaaaaatattctttaagatcttgcaatttttttttgttgataaaaTCGATTTGGATATATGGATAGAACAACGGTAAGTACCTACGTGTCTGCTACATACTATGTCTTATATGAAtagaaaatactatttattcaattaaacttgtacacttttgaattgtcaaatgcatctaaatacaactggttcggaatgctttaCCTCTGAATCAAGCTGAGCGTGCGAGTTGTGTCACTCACCTTGGTCCCTGACGAGCGCGGAGGCGCCACGCACGGCGGCTACCACGGCGCCGGTGGCGGCGGCCACGGCGCGCGATGCGGCCGTCAGGCGGGCCAGCGCGGGCGCagcgggcggcgcgcgcgctcGCGACGCCGCCACCAGCTGCGCCGTGCTGCCCGCCACCTCGTGCGCGGCCGCCGACACGCCCTCCACGCGCCCCGCCGCGCCCACCGCCTCGTCCGCAGACGACCTGCACAACAACTGCGGTTGTAACTTCACCAAATAACTGCATCCTCATCTCCGGTTCACTATTGAGCAGGGTTCTTTTCTTAGAATGGGGTCATAGTcaaccacactggccaagtgcggattggtagacttcacacacttttgagattATAACGGAGAACTATATTACTActaatataaagtaggtagtaGTACTAAATTAAACTCATCAACTAATGGCTTCGCAGCGAACACATCAGCTTTGGACGCAGATATAAGTCCCTCTTATGGCGAGTCTTGGGGTCGCCGAGCTCGTTCTGCAGCTTCCTCGACTCTTGTACCAGCAGCTTAGCTGCACCCATCTGTAGAAGTGTAACTATACTTACACCAATAGCTTGGCAGCGAACACCACAGCCTTGGACGCAGATATGAGTCCCTCAGACCACTGCGGGTTTCTGCGGTACATCTTCTGGCGAGTCTTGGGGTCGCCGAGCTCGTTCTGCAGCTTGCGGGACTCCTGCACCAGCAGCTTGACTGCGCCCATCAGAGTCGTGCAAGCGTCTAGAATCTTCTCATTCACTTCTAGCTTCACACCGGAGTCGCCCGCCCGGCTGGCCGCTAACAAACTCTGTTGACCAAATAATGTACTCATGTATAAGGTTAGGAATGTACTCGAgattgttgaaaaaattactGACAAGAAGGATGAAGTTGA
Proteins encoded in this region:
- the LOC117988715 gene encoding cold shock domain-containing protein CG9705 — protein: MSSDNGFNNDDSPNKTLAHLQLPSPIITRRNRTASTSERALQNPVEHGKIKSFCREKGHGFVTPRNGGEDIFLHISDIEGEFVPLPGDEVTYRLCPIPPKFEKYQAVHVKIIQLIQEKHLKWNEPPL